A stretch of DNA from Yoonia sp. G8-12:
TGTGCTGACGCCAATGGCCATTCCGGGCATTGCATCGACCATGCTGCTCAACTTCATTCTGGCATGGAACGAAGCCTTCTGGACCCTGAACCTGACTGCGGTGAACGCCGCACCATTGACCGCCTTTATTGCCAGCTACTCCAGCCCCGAAGGTCTGTTCTTTGCCAAGCTCAGTGCAGCCTCGACCATGGCCATTGCGCCGATCCTCATACTTGGCTGGTTCAGCCAGAAACAACTTGTCCGCGGCCTGACATTCGGCGCGGTGAAATAACGCCCTCAAGCAGCGAAGCGATAGGGCAATAAAAAGGACCTGAACTATGGGACAAATCCAACTTAAACAGGTGACCAAGTCTTTTGGCGATGTTCAGGTCATTCCACCGCTTGATCTGACCATTCAGGATGGCGAATTCACGGTCTTTGTCGGCCCATCGGGCTGTGGTAAATCCACGCTTCTGCGTCTGATCGCCGGGCTTGAGGATATCTCATCGGGCCATATCGAGATCGACGGCAAAGACGCCACCGATCTGGTGCCAGCCAAACGCGGCCTTGCGATGGTGTTCCAGTCCTATGCGCTTTACCCGCATATGTCGGTGCGCAAGAACATCGCGTTCCCGTTGCGGATGGCCAAGATGGATCAGGCCGAAATTGACCGCCGCGTCAATGCTGCCGCCGAGGTGCTGAACCTTGCCGATTACATCGACCGCAAACCGGGCCAGTTGTCGGGTGGACAGCGCCAGCGCGTCGCGATTGGCCGTGCGATTGTGCGCGAACCATCGGCTTTCTTGTTTGACGAACCACTGTCCAACCTTGATGCGGCCCTACGTGTCGGGATGCGCATGGAAATTTCTGAACTACACAAGAAGCTTGCGACAACTATGGTCTACGTGACCCACGATCAGGTCGAAGCGATGACGATGGCCGACAAGATCGTCGTGCTGCAAGCAGGCGTGATCGAGCAAGTCGGCTCGCCACTCGAGCTTTATCGCAAGCCGCGCAATACCTTTGTGGCGGGCTTTATCGGCTCGCCTAAAATGAACCTGATCACTGGCGAAGAGGCGGCAAAGCACGACGCCACCACCATCGGCATCCGGCCCGAGCATATTGATGTGGTCGAAAGCGGTGGCATGTGGTCCGGCACTGTCGGCGTGGCCGAGCATCTGGGCTCTGACACGTTCTTTCATATTCACAACACCGGATTGGCCGAGACCCTGACGGTGCGCGCGATTGGTGATGTCAGCCTGACACATGGTGACACGATCCATTTGAACCCGCGCATAAACGAACTGCACCGCTTTGATGCCCAAGGTCTGCGGATCGACTGATGCAACTGGCCGGAAAAACTGCACTTATTACTGGGGCGGCCCGCGGGATCGGGTTTGCTTTTGCCAAGGCCTATGCAGCCGAGGGTGCGCGCGTCGCGATTGCGGATATCGATCTGGCGCGGGCGCAAGCGGCGGCATCTGAAATTAAAGGTGCTGTTGCTGTAAAGATGGACGTGTCTGATCAGGCGAGCATTGAGACGGCAGTCACCGAGGCGGCCAATACGCTGGGGCAGATTGATATTTTGATCAATAATGCCGCAATCTTCACCGCGGCCCCCATCGCGGAGATTACGCGCGCCGATTACCAGCGCGTGTTCGATATCAATGTTGCAGGCACCTTATTTACGATGCAGGCCGTCGCCGCCCATATGATTGAGCGCGGCATCAAGGGCCGGATCATCAACATGGCCTCTCAGGCGGGTAGGCGGGGCGAGGGCCTTGTCGCGGTCTACTGCGCCTCCAAGGCAGCGGTGATCAGCCTGACGCAATCGGCAGGGCTGAACCTGATCACCCACGGCATCAACGTCAACGCCATCGCCCCCGGCGTGGTTGACGGCGAACATTGGGACGGGGTGGATGCGTTCTTTGCCAAATACGAAGGTAAAGCGCCCGGGCAAAAGAAAAAAGAAGTAGGCGAGGCGGTACCTTTTGGCCGTATGGGCACTGCCGAGGACCTGACAGGGATGGCCGTGTTTCTGGCCAGCGATGCGGCGGAATATATCGTCGCGCAAACTTATAACGTCGACGGCGGGAATTGGATGAGCTGATGAATACCCGGCAGGAAACCGATCTGGTAAAACTAAGCAATCAGACGCTTGCAGAGCTGCCTGAGGATATTTTGCGCCCGACCTATGACCGGACTGTATTGACGCCGGGTATCGTGCATATCGGGCTAGGGAATTTCCACCGTGGGCATCAGGCGTGGTATCTGCATAGCCTGATGCAAAAGGGACTGGCACATGATTGGGCGATCGTGGGGGCAGGGGTGCGCGCAGGCGATGCAGCCCAGCGCGAAAGACTGGCCGCACAGGATTTTCTGACCACGCTGATCGCATTGGATCCGGCAAAAACCACGGCCGAGGTTGTGGGCTCCATGATTGATTTCGTGCCGGTGGAAGAATCGAACGCCGCACTGATTGCGCAAATGGCCGATCCGGCGATCCGCATTGTCGGCCTCACCGTGACCGAAAGCGGGTACTACATCGACCCTGCGACGAAGGGATTCAACGCTGAGCATCCCGACATCCAGCACGACGCAAAAAAGCCGGATACACCTGTGACCGCCTTTGGTGCGATGATTGCGGCCCTCAAGCAACGCCGCGCCGCGGGCTCCGGGCCTTTCACCTGCATGTGTTGTGACAACCTGCAAGGCAACGGCGCGATCTTGCGTCAGACGGTTGTATCGCTTGCACGGCTTTCTGATCCTTACTTGGCCGATTGGATCAACAACAACGCCAGTTTCCCGAACTCTATGGTCGATTGCATCGTGCCCGCGACCGGCCCAAATGAGCTCGCACTTGTCCGCAGCCTTGGCGTTGATGATGCCTGCCCTGTGACCCATGAGACCTTTCGCCAATGGGTGATCGAGGATGATTTCTGCGCTGGCCGGCCCGATTGGGATTTGGTCGGTGCCACCTTCACTGCTGACGTGCATGATTTTGAGGCGATGAAAATCCGCGTGCTGAACGGTGGTCACCAGATCATCGCGAACGCGGGTGAGCTGTTGTCGATCGAAACGATCGCGGGCTGCATGGCCAACGATGACATTCGTGCGCTTTTTAAGAAGGTCGCAAGTGAAGAAATCCTGCCGCACCTCAAAGCGGTGCCTGGCATGGAACCCCACGCCTATGTTGATCTGATCTCACAGCGATTTTCCAACGCGCGCATCGTCGACACCACACGGCGCGTAGCCTTTGACGGCTCATCACGGCACCCGGGCTTTTTGATCCCTTCCATTCAGGACGGTCTTGCCAAGGGCACACCGGTTGACGGATTGGCCTTGGTCGAGGCGATCTGGGCACGGATGTGCGCAGGTATTCGTGAAGATGGCAGCGAGATTGCGCCAAACGACCCTAATTGGGATGCCTTGCAGCCACTTGCACAAGAGGCGCGTGAGAATCCGGCCCTTTGGCTGAAGCAGGTCAAGTATTACGGCACGCTGGCCGATCAAGCGCGCTTTGCCGATGCTTTTGCAAAGTGGCTTGGCATGATCTGGGCTGAGGGTACGACAGCGACGATCTGCGCCTATCTGGCTGACGCGTCCTAACGTTAGGTCCGCTTCAGCTCTTCAATCAGAAAGTCGTAAACACGGCGAATGCGCCGGCTGGTCGTTAACTCTCGGTGCGCGACCAGCCAGATCGGAAATTTTAGCGGCTCGAGGTCGGGCAGAACCCGCACCACATCGGGGTCAGCGTCGCCGATCTGGGCATCCAGAATACCGATGGCAGCGCCCTGTTTGACCAGTTCCCACATCACGATGTAGTTTTCTGTCAGCAGTGGAAAATTTGCCTCGGTTAATCCCAACCCAAGCCCATTCAGCGCTTTGAGCATCATGCCGCTGCGGTCCATGTTCACAAAGTCGGCGTGGCGCAGATCATAGGGTGTTTGGGGATGCCCCAGCCGCGCGACATAGTTTGGCGCAGCATAAAGAACCGCATCTGCCATCCCGATTTTCTTTGCAATCAGGTCCGGCTCTGTGGGGCGAAAGTTGCGGATCGCGATATCTGCTTCACGGCGCAGCAGATCGCTTGCGTGGTTGGCCACAACAATCTCGACATGGATGCCGGGTTCCTCGATGCGGAGTTTCGCGACGATCGGTGGCAGTAAAACCGCAGCATAGGTTTCGCTGGCCGAAATGCTGATGGTGCCCTCCAAAGCCTGTGACTGGCCCATGGCGGTCAGTGACACGCGGCCTGCGGCTTTGCCCATCTCGCGGACATGTTCCAGAAGTTCCATCCCGCTTGGCGTGAGCGTCAGACCGCGTCCGACGCGTTCAAACAGGACGATCCCCAGCTCTTGTTCAAGCCCGTCCACCTGACGGCCCAATGTGGGTTGCGCCATGCCCAAAGCACGCGCTGCCGCCGACAGGGAACCTTCCTCTGCCGTCACCAGAAAGGCGCGGGCTTTGTTCCAGTCAAATTTTACCGCCCGCCAGTCCATGCGAATATGCATATCAAAAGTAGAGAATTGGTCAATTCGCATAGAACGCGGCAGCGCGTAGACATTGCTCCAATATTCTCAAGACACACCGCATAAAGGCTGCTGGTCAGGGCGCGGGGCAAATTTGAAAGGAATGAATATGGCGCAGAGGTTACACCCCCAGTGGGATCCGATTGCCGCACGCACGGCCGGTGTCCTCTATCTCTCCATTGCGGTTTGCGGCGGGTTTAGCATTGGCTATGTCCCCCTGCAGATTGTCGTTGCGGGTGATCCGCTGGCCTCGACCACCAATCTTTTGGCAAATATCGGTCTTTATAGATTGGGTATCTTGGCGGACTGCGCGGTGATCTTGTTTGAAATCGCAATCACGGCCATTCTTTACCACCTCTTTCGGCAGGTTGGGCCAAAACTGGCGACACTCGCCATGCTCGCACGGGCAGGGATGATCGGTGTCATGGGGATCAATCTGATGTTTTGGGTGATGCCTTATATTCTGGAGCAGAACCCGACAGGGTTCGAAACTGCACAACTGCAGGCGATGGTGCAATTCTGTTTTGATGCGCACGCTATGGGGGTGTTTGTCTGGCAGCTCTTTTTCGGGATGCACCTGTTGGCGCTGGGGTGCCTTATTCTGAAGTCTTCCATAGTGCCGCATCTGTTGGGATGGGGCCTGACCATCGGTGCCTTTGGCTATCTTATTCAGGGCGTCGTAGAACTCACGTTCACTGAGATCGCGCTGCTTGATGGCGGTATCATTGGTCTGCTCGTTGTCGTCACTATCTCGGAGGTCAGCTTTGGTTTATGGCTTCTGATCCGTGGCGGTCGGTCTTTATCACCTCAATCGGCCCAGACGGAATAAGGAGAATTACCAATGTTTGCTTATTCATATTCACGTTACGGTTCTCCTGACGTCTTGGAGAAAATTGAAATACCGACGCCTGCACCCAAACCGGATGAGGTGCTGATCAAAGTCCACGCCACG
This window harbors:
- a CDS encoding ABC transporter ATP-binding protein; this translates as MGQIQLKQVTKSFGDVQVIPPLDLTIQDGEFTVFVGPSGCGKSTLLRLIAGLEDISSGHIEIDGKDATDLVPAKRGLAMVFQSYALYPHMSVRKNIAFPLRMAKMDQAEIDRRVNAAAEVLNLADYIDRKPGQLSGGQRQRVAIGRAIVREPSAFLFDEPLSNLDAALRVGMRMEISELHKKLATTMVYVTHDQVEAMTMADKIVVLQAGVIEQVGSPLELYRKPRNTFVAGFIGSPKMNLITGEEAAKHDATTIGIRPEHIDVVESGGMWSGTVGVAEHLGSDTFFHIHNTGLAETLTVRAIGDVSLTHGDTIHLNPRINELHRFDAQGLRID
- a CDS encoding L-iditol 2-dehydrogenase is translated as MMQLAGKTALITGAARGIGFAFAKAYAAEGARVAIADIDLARAQAAASEIKGAVAVKMDVSDQASIETAVTEAANTLGQIDILINNAAIFTAAPIAEITRADYQRVFDINVAGTLFTMQAVAAHMIERGIKGRIINMASQAGRRGEGLVAVYCASKAAVISLTQSAGLNLITHGINVNAIAPGVVDGEHWDGVDAFFAKYEGKAPGQKKKEVGEAVPFGRMGTAEDLTGMAVFLASDAAEYIVAQTYNVDGGNWMS
- a CDS encoding mannitol dehydrogenase family protein, with translation MNTRQETDLVKLSNQTLAELPEDILRPTYDRTVLTPGIVHIGLGNFHRGHQAWYLHSLMQKGLAHDWAIVGAGVRAGDAAQRERLAAQDFLTTLIALDPAKTTAEVVGSMIDFVPVEESNAALIAQMADPAIRIVGLTVTESGYYIDPATKGFNAEHPDIQHDAKKPDTPVTAFGAMIAALKQRRAAGSGPFTCMCCDNLQGNGAILRQTVVSLARLSDPYLADWINNNASFPNSMVDCIVPATGPNELALVRSLGVDDACPVTHETFRQWVIEDDFCAGRPDWDLVGATFTADVHDFEAMKIRVLNGGHQIIANAGELLSIETIAGCMANDDIRALFKKVASEEILPHLKAVPGMEPHAYVDLISQRFSNARIVDTTRRVAFDGSSRHPGFLIPSIQDGLAKGTPVDGLALVEAIWARMCAGIREDGSEIAPNDPNWDALQPLAQEARENPALWLKQVKYYGTLADQARFADAFAKWLGMIWAEGTTATICAYLADAS
- a CDS encoding LysR family transcriptional regulator, whose amino-acid sequence is MHIRMDWRAVKFDWNKARAFLVTAEEGSLSAAARALGMAQPTLGRQVDGLEQELGIVLFERVGRGLTLTPSGMELLEHVREMGKAAGRVSLTAMGQSQALEGTISISASETYAAVLLPPIVAKLRIEEPGIHVEIVVANHASDLLRREADIAIRNFRPTEPDLIAKKIGMADAVLYAAPNYVARLGHPQTPYDLRHADFVNMDRSGMMLKALNGLGLGLTEANFPLLTENYIVMWELVKQGAAIGILDAQIGDADPDVVRVLPDLEPLKFPIWLVAHRELTTSRRIRRVYDFLIEELKRT
- a CDS encoding DUF4386 domain-containing protein gives rise to the protein MAQRLHPQWDPIAARTAGVLYLSIAVCGGFSIGYVPLQIVVAGDPLASTTNLLANIGLYRLGILADCAVILFEIAITAILYHLFRQVGPKLATLAMLARAGMIGVMGINLMFWVMPYILEQNPTGFETAQLQAMVQFCFDAHAMGVFVWQLFFGMHLLALGCLILKSSIVPHLLGWGLTIGAFGYLIQGVVELTFTEIALLDGGIIGLLVVVTISEVSFGLWLLIRGGRSLSPQSAQTE